From the Mus musculus strain NOD/MrkTac chromosome 3 genomic contig, GRCm38.p6 alternate locus group NOD/MrkTac MMCHR3_NOD_IDD18_2 genome, the window GCCTCTTCTACCTTCAGTAGCAGATGGAGATTGTTACGAGTTTATGCAAAAACTGTCCTGGCACTGAACTGTACAGTCTAGCTTCTTTGTGAAAATGTCTCTTTCCCACTCTTGGAGATTTTCTGTTTGATTGATGTTTttcttatgagacagggtttctctacataggctaggtgtcctagaactcactaagtagaccaggctggccttgaactcatagagatcagccagcctctgccttccaagtgctgggatcaaaggcgagcACCAACAtgcctttcttgttttcttgctcTTGTGATTTTATTTAACAAAGTAAAGGATGGATGGTCAAGTAGGAAATCAGTTGGAAAGGGTCCCTGTACCTGTATGGGATAAAGCTATCTTTCTGGGTAAAAGTAGCTATAAAGTGTGAGGGATGCCTTGGGAGGCTCACCTGTGTATAGAATTGTTCCAAAGTATCCTTCAAAGAGAAACATGACAGAACCAGGGCAGTGATTGGCATCTATGAGCGTTACAGTCATGGTTTCTTGCCCAATTTCATCTAGAGGTAATACATGACTCTCGCCAACCTCCAGGGCCCGGATCCAGTGCTTAGACACCTGAGGAAAACAGTTGGTCACCCGAGTAACCATAGACTTCTCTCTCATCAAGGAAAGCTGACCGAGTTCTGAACCACTCTCATGTAAGCTGTTATAAGGATTCCCAAgaaatctctccttcctcttctgtctcCCACCCTTTGTACAGATTTAAACTCAGAATCTGAAAACAGTCTAAATAAAGATTCTCACACTTTCTCCTATCATGATAATCCCAGCCATGGGTGGGAAACAACTGTCAAAAAAAGTTCCAGTCTCACACCAGCCACTTCTACTGACACAGACAAGATGAGGAGATGTTAGACAATATGTGTTTTTATCTAGCACATTAGATGAATTATTGGGGGCGGGCAATGAGTGTTGGGGATCTAACTTAGGGTTCTTGCACACACTAAACAGTCTGGTAGATTCTTAAATGCAAATTAGGAAAGCACTGGTTTTTGAAAAGATAGGAATCATTTCCTTGACTAAAAACCTCCAGGTAGTTAACTAGAAGCCAGTCTCATTCCGGGATCAATTCCCACATTTGTAAAAATTCAGTCCTTATGTCTCCCACTCGGTAATCCCCCAAACTGTGACAGATCAGAAGTCCCCACCCAGATTCCTGGACTAGGTCTCAGCGATCAAATCCCAGCCCCAATACCTGCAGGCGACGATGCAAGAGGCAAGCAGTGATGGGAGAGCAGTAGAGGGGCCGGGCCCAAGTGCTAGACAAACCCACCGTGTGGTCACAGTGCATGTGGGTTAAGAAGAAGAGCCGCGCCGAACCGGCACGGCGCAGGCTCCAAAAGTCCACAGCAATGGGCGTTTGGGGGATTACGACCCCGTTCATGGTGGCAGAGTTGAGGTGTCACCCAGTGGGGTCTTCGCGGGAACCGCACTCCTGAGTGAGGTTTCCTCGACAGCGTCCCAATGACAAGTGGACTCTGGAACAAGTCCAGAAGCCCTAAAGGAAAACCATCCCAGAAACGGAATTAGTAGACAGAGTGAGAAAAAGAAGGTGGCCGCGCTCGGGACGATCAGGATGAAAGCGCCCAACGCGGAAGAAGTCGGGAGAGCATCACTCACACCCGCGCGCTGGAGCTCGGGCCCAGTCCCCACATTGTCAAAGCTCGCGCGGCGGCGGGGAGACAGACCCTAGTAGTTGATTTCCGATCGCCGGCCGCGGCGCTCACACAGTGAGCTGCGCGCCTGCGCCGAGGGGGAGAATGGGTGGGGGAAGGGCGTCCGGAGGTCggtgccccccccccgcccccccggaCCTGCGCTCGGCGCTCGGCGCGACCCGGAAAGCTGCTCCTTGTGTCTCAGGGCGACGGGGCGGGATTTCCGCAGGAAGCTGTCTGGGGTGTCCTCGGCCACTGGGACTAGATTCCCAGGGAGGAGGCTGTGCTAGGTCTTTGGCCTTTTGCTAGTGTAGAATTCGTAACTGGGCCTAGAGAGAGTTGAGATCTGCTGGGCAGAGCCAACGGCCTGTGGGTCTCCGGGCGGCTCCTGAAGGGTCGGGGCTCGCCCGAGGACCCAAGAATGTGTTCCGCCCTGGGGGGCAGGCACAGCAAAGTGACATCTCGCCGTTAGTGTTTTCACTGACTACATCTCCTTTATTCAGGCTCCCACATCGAAATTAGGAGGAGCCCACGAGTTCCCTACGGGTCTGTGGAAACTGTCCCGTGAGTGTTGGCGACGATGCCATACCTTGGCTCTGAGGACgtggtgaaggaactgaagaaggCTCTGTGTAACCCTCATATTCAGGCTGATAGGCTGCGCTACCGGAATGTCATCCAGCGAGTTATTAGGTATCACCAACCTACCATAGAATTctaactcccacccccaccttcccccaccctgccccacttTTAATCCTCTTCAGAGCTCGGCGATCACTCTGAAAAAGTTAAAGAAGGGCAGTTTTATCTTTTGGCCTTGAGGCTGCATTTCTGGGTTGTCACCTCAGTCTTCCGTGTGGAACACCATGGCCAGTTGAGAGGTCTCCTTCATACCACAGGCTTTAGCAATTGCGGCTGACTCCTGGTTCAATGACTTAATGTAGAACAGTTCTCCCTTTTTTCTAGATTCAGACCTGTATATCTTTCTGCTTGCTTTACATTTCGACTTGGATAGTTCATCAAAGATATGACCAAAATAATACCAtcatttttctcctctttaaaCCTACTATTCTGCTTGTATTTGTGTTATGAATGTCACCAGGCACCCTACCAAGCTTGCTAGTCAACCTTGAAAACATTGTCTACTGTCAGGTGGtatgaaaaattcaaaatatcaattCTTGTTCTTAAAGCTGTACTGTTGTTGGCTCAGGCTGTAATTACCAAAGCCTGTTGTGGTAGTTTATTAATAAGTAGCCTTGTCTCCTCACTTTGGTTAGgattttttctattatatatgtttGGACTCGTAACTAATCTATAGTTGTAGCTCAAAACTGTAGGTAGGACACAAAAGTCCCATGgggtccttttttaaaaaatcgtgATCTAGGGATCAATTCTGATTTCATTAGGATGGGATAGAATCCAGGAACTGTATTGTAAATAAACAGTCTCAGCTGATTGTAGTAGTTTGGTTCCACAACATTGGAAACAGTAATCAGTGGAATGAAATCtaaactttttgtttgtgttgtttttgtttttgttttttgagacagggtttctctgtgtagtcctgcttgtcctggaactcacttctgtagaccaggctggccttgaactcagaaatccgcctgcctctgcctcccaagtgctgggattaaaggtgtgtgccaccaccgcctggctgaaaTCTAAATTTTTTATCATGCCACCCAAGGAACAAAAAGAATGTTTAGTTCTTGCTCATGCCTCCTAGCATGAATCATTATCTGTGTCACGTTTTCCCAGTGAGCTGGTCACAGAGCTAAAGCATTCTGTAAAGAAGCATTTTCTGACTTCCATAGTGGCATGTGGATGTGGATCTTCTTGGTCTGTATTTTGTGTATTACTTCAAGTAGTTACActggatttttttcaaatcagTAATGTTCTTAGCTGACTTCTTAGTTGATCTTGAGTTCCTAAACATCTGAAGCCACTATGGAAGTCAGAAAATGCTTTGTCACAGAATGCTTTAGCTCTGTGACCAGCTCATTTGGAAAACGTGACACAGAtaatgattcattttattttgttttgagacagccctagctatcctgggaacttactatgtaggccaggctggctttgagctttgAACATGGCTTTCACCTGCCTATGTTTCCTAAGTGCTTGGGTTAAGGGTGTGGGTCACCAAGCCCtgctttttttaatgtttatgagcattttgcctgcatgtgtaagtgtaccacaagTATGGCATGTACctggtgtctgtgtatgtcagaagaaggcattagatctcctggagctatAGTTACCAGTGGTTAtgaactgtcatgtgggtgctgggaattgaacccatctCTTTTGCAAGAACAACAAAATACTTCTTAACCTTTGAGCTCTCTCTAGTGTGTACCTTCTTATAGATGATGTCCCCATATGATCTCTGGAATGTTAAAGTGGAGTGTACCATTGCCAGATCACACCATTGGTATGTACTAAGGATTCAACAGTGTGAGAATATAGAGCAACAGTTGCAGACTCTTAATAGGAAGTTTTGTGTAACATTAATAGACAAAGTAGACCCAATTGTATTTCTCTAAAAGCTCATAGTTTGGCTAGCTAGCCAGAGCACATGTAAATACAACTCTTCCTACAGATTGGGAATTGTGTGTTTTACTTCTTTCTGCTCTGTGTATTTGTGACAGGCACATGACTCAGGGCTTGGACATGTCTGATGTTTTCATGGAAATGGTAAAGGCCAGTGCCACTGTAGATATTGTTCAGAAAAAGTTGGTTTATCTGTATATGGGCACATACGCACCTTTAAAACCAGATCTAGCACTCTTGGCCATCAATACGCTCTGCAAAGACTGCTCAGACCCCAACCCAATGGTGCGAGGACTGGCACTACGGAGTATGTGTAGCCTCAGGTGAGTGCTTCGATACCCTGGTTCTCAGTGGTTGGTGACTATAAGAGACTGTAGAGCAGATTTGTAGTGAGGACAGCTTAAGTTCCTGAATACTAAATAAGGACTGTTCTACTTTGAACTCAGATTTTCAGCCATTAACTTCGACTTTCGAAACTGTATCTCATGGTTTTCTTAAAGGTGATTTTCCTTTATCTTGGTGAAATAGTTCTGAGTTTTGGTTAAAAATGTTTAATGAGTCATTACTGTAACAACTTGTGCTGGGTGTGCAGCATCATTACAGATGAAAAGTCAGATTATGCCTTATTAAGTTTGATAGAggctttctccaatttcttttgaTGTAGTAGATATACATTCAAGCATGAACTATTAAATAGCATTTAAACTAAACCTCTGATGATTGAAGAAGAACTTAATTTTGTCAAAACTATTATTTCAAGATCTGACTGACTCCAGGATGTGTCTCTTAGGATGCCTGGTGTGCAGGAATATATCCAGCAGCCTGTTGTTAACGGTCTGCGTGATAAAGCTTCATATGTCAGAAGAGTAGCAGTCCTTGGCTGTGCCAAAATGCATAATCTTCACGGAGACTCTGAAGTGGGTAAGACCATCCACCATGCCCAATATTTATTTGTGTCTCTATTATGTATATAACTTTGGAAAAAAACTGTGTTGCttggtagaaaataataataatgtgtctACACTACTTTGCATTTTTCTAAATAAGATGCGTGcccatttgttttatatttggcTCCTATTTTCAGTCTTCAAATGAAGTTTATTTCTTGATCTGTACATCCCTCTTATATCCCAAATGATGTTAATCTGCACTGCCTTTGTTGTTTCTTTTAGCAGAGTGGTAGCTTTGTCTGGCCAGAGCTGTTACTCTGGTTCTGTCACTATGACTCAAGGTTTTCTTTATCTGTAATCTTTGATCTCTGTTTTAGATGGTGCTCTCGTCAATGAGTTGTACAGTCTTCTGCGTGACCAGGATCCAATTGTGGTTGTGAACTGTCTGAGGTCTCTAGAGGAAATTTTAAAGCAGGAAGGAGGTGTTGTCATTAATAAGCCCATTGCCCACCATCTCTTAAATAGGTTcggatgctctttttttttttaatgagatatgAATCATGGTAGGATTTTGTTGATGCATTAAACTAAGCCTTCCTTTATTACTGTGTATGGTGGAGTGGTGGTGATGTGGATTTGGGTATACATGTGCCCCGGCATAAGTGTGAAGCTCAGTAGACAACTTagaggaattggttctctccttccacttttaaGTGGGTTCCAGAAATAGAACTCAAATTGTTAAACTTATACAGCAAGCAATTTTACCGAACCATCTTACTGGCCCAGAAGTAACTTCAAGTTTACCACAGTTATCAATTGCCTTATATTTCACTGAGAGAATTCTTTTCATCTGACTTACTATGTCCTGATATGTAAAGACAGTAGGAACATGCTGTGGAGATTTGTTCTGCAGCACCTATTATGTCCATCACGCTAAGCCAGTTATTTATCGTAAAATTTAGAGAATCTGGAGTCTTAGGGAgctagctcagaggttaagagtacttgctgctcttcagaggaggACCCCAGTTCTCACCATCCATGTGGTGACTCGgttgcctgtgactccagtttcagggaatccagtgcccttcTTATGGTCTCCTAGGGTACCAGGTATGCACATAGTACATTTAAATATGGGTAaaatactcaaacacataaaatagaagtaaGTAAATCTTGGGAAAAATATAGAAAGCCTGCAACTGGAGGTACAGTATAGTTTAGCAGTAAGTACTTGATAGCATGTGtgagacctgagttccatctccagtGCTAGGAAATAATTAATGTAGAGACTTTGTATCTGATTTATGTTGATAATATCTTTAGTTTTAAATAGGTATCCACTTGTACCATCACCTTGTCTTGGAATTTCttttgaatattaatttttttactttaaattgtgtatgtgtgtagatacaTGTACATAGCAGGTGCCCCCAAAGGCCAGAGGGGTTGGATCCTCCTGGAATGGAACTTGTAGGTGGTTGCCAGCCACCTGATATGGTTGgttgctagggatcaaactcagatcctgtgGAAGAGTACATGCTCTTTCTAGCTTCATAGAattaaattattttgtgtgtgtgtgtgtgtgtgtgtgtgtgtgtgtgtgtgtgtgtgtaagtcagaggatGGACAGCTTTTGGTAATCatttcttccaccatgtgagctCTGGAGATTGAGCTCAGGTCGACAGGCTTGATAGCAAACGCTCTTCTCACCAAGTCACTGCAGTCTTTGTTGTGGAATGTAAAGCCCTTTTCTTTTCCAATGTAAAAAGAATTTGATTGTGGCATAATCTGTTTTTAAGAATTCCCTCCCTCTTTTGTTATGATTTGTTTCATGGCAGTTGTATGTAGACTGTTCCATTTGGTATTAAAATAGTGCTTTTGTCTTGATTTTGGACAGAATGTCAAAACTGGACCAGTGGGGCCAGGCTGAAGTACTGAACTTTCTGCTCCGCTACCAACCCCGCAGTGAGGAGGAACTGTTTGATATTCTCAATTTGTTGGACAGCTATCTCAAGAGCAGCAGTACTGGCGTGGTGATGGGAGCCACCAAACTCTTTCTGATTTTGGCAAAAAAGTTCCCCCACGTGCAGACTGATGTGCTTGTGCGAGTCAAGGGGCCCTTGCTGGCCGCCTGCTCTTCAGAGAGCCGTGAGCTCTGTTTTGCTGCTCTCTGCCATGTCCGCCAGGTCTTGCACAGTTTGCCAGGTCACTTTAGCAGTCACTACAAAAAGTTTTTTTGCTCTTACTCGGAACCCCACTACATCAAGCTCCAGAAGGTGGAGGTGCTGTGCGAGCTGGTGAATGACGAGAACGTGCAGCAGGTGCTGGAAGAGCTGCGTGGCTACTGCACTGACGTGGCTGCTGACTTTGCACAGGCTGCCATCTTCGCCATAGGTAAGCGCCTGATGCTTCTGTGTCTCAGGAGGTCAGGTCAGCCAGCTCCAGCGCTGTAGCCAGGGAATCCATAGAAGACAGTAGCAAGTGACTCTTGCTTCAGAGACAAAGTATCATGCTTTGGGCTGATTCATGCCTTCCTTGAGTCAGTGATTGCATGCATAGGAAAAgagtggttttgttttaatcGAGGCAGATGTTTCTCAAGGTAGACAGTACAGATAATTTGAACATGGAACAACAATACTTAAACTTTTTAAACACTTTACTGTGTTTATGTTACCTTCTATCCAGACCGTTTTCACATATATCTTATCTTATGGTCTTGTAAGGCAGTAATAGTGGgtattttaaagatgaagaaacttaGCTACCAAAAGATTACTAAGTGGTCAAAAGATCACAGTTTCCAAACTGAGTGAAActcatctgtcttttttttttttttttttaagatttatttatttattatatgtaagtacactgtagctgtcttcagacactccagaagagggcgtcagatcttgttacagatggatgtgagccaccatgtggttgctgggatttgaactccgaacctttggaagagcagttgggtgctcttacccactgagtcatctcaccagcctcgaAACTCATCAGTCTTAACTAAAAGTCCTTTGCTTCTACTACAGGTTTTGCATAGTGCTAAGTGTAGACCAACATAGAGCAATACCTTAATTTTAGAGACTTTCTGACTGCTCAGTTTGAAACTTAAAAGGCTAGAAATATTCAAAATGTGAAAGCTGCCAGCAAACTGAGACTGAGAGAGCTAAGACAAAGTGATGGCGTGAGGAGCCCTCCCTCTGAAGACAGGAGAATTCTTAAACTTAAAGATTGCCATCAGGTATCTGCAGCAGGAGAGTCCTGTTCTGGTGTGTTGCCTCCAGAAGGGTGTTTCAGTCAAATGTGGTATGAGTCTGTGATTCTAGAACccaagagactgaagcaggaaaatcccaagttcaaggccaacctaggtgATGCAGCAAGACCCTGCTCAAACAAACAGACCAAAAATTGCATCCCATAATTTTCTCAAAACTTAGAAAAATACTTTGTTACTCTGCTTTCAGCTTTCTGCTATGGGAATTGTTTTTCCCCCAGGAAGTGTCTTTTGCTCAGGTGGAAAAAAACTtggatttattttaaacattattccCATTATTCCCAGTGCAGCAACAGACTTAGATTCTTTCTTAATTgccatttgtgatttttttcttctaaagatatcttgttatttttctttttctttctttctccctttctttcttccttctttccttccttcctgttttcctcttttttctctctctctctttttttaaagatttatttattattatatctaagtacactgtagctgtcttcagacacaccagaagagggcatcagatctcattacagatgattgtgagccaccatgtggttacttggatttgaactcaggaccttcagaagagcagtcagtgcttttaaccgttgagccatctctctatccttaGTTATTTTTTTGTTCCTGTGACCACAATACCTGATTAGAAGCTACTTAAGGAGAGAAGAGCCTATGTTGACTTATACTGGGAGAGGCTACAGTATGCCATGGCCGGAGACTAAGGCAGCTGGTTGCATTGCATCTTCATTCAGGGGGCAGAGAAGGATGAATGCCCGTGCTAAGTTAACTTTTTCCTATTTATTCATTCTGGGATCCCAAAACCACATGATGATGTCTTCCATAGTCAGGATGGGTCCCCTCTTCAGATAAAGCTTTGTGGAAACACTCTTACAGGCATATCTAGAAGCGTGTTTCCATGATGGTGGTAAATCCAGTCAAGGCGACAGTGAAGATTAACCATCAATGGCATCTTTGTCTGTTTAATTTGttattctcccccacccccacccccaaatagagtttctctgtgtagctctggctgtcctggaactagctctgtagaccaggctggcctcaaattcacagagatctgcttgcctctgctttacAAGTGCTAGAATTTAAAGAGTACATCACCACCACTCAGCTGTAtccgtttatttattttatgtatatgagtgcactgttggctgtcttcagacactccagaagagggcatcggatcccattacagatggtcatgagccactgcgtggttgctgggaattgaactcaggatctcaggaagagcagccagtactcttaacctctgagccatctcttcaacctgttattccttttaaaaacatagtCTTGCTATTTAGTCCAGAGTTGCCTCTAACTTGCAATCCTTCTGCGGCAGTCTCtcaatgctagaattacaggtgtgcaacTTTGTCTTTGACTAATGGGAAATGATTTTTGATGACATGCTAGGATTtcacctttcctttctctgtagGTAGCATTGCCAAGACTTACACAGATCAATGTGTGCAGATTCTAACAGAGTTGCTGGGACT encodes:
- the Ap4b1 gene encoding AP-4 complex subunit beta-1 isoform a (isoform a is encoded by transcript variant 1), translating into MPYLGSEDVVKELKKALCNPHIQADRLRYRNVIQRVIRHMTQGLDMSDVFMEMVKASATVDIVQKKLVYLYMGTYAPLKPDLALLAINTLCKDCSDPNPMVRGLALRSMCSLRMPGVQEYIQQPVVNGLRDKASYVRRVAVLGCAKMHNLHGDSEVDGALVNELYSLLRDQDPIVVVNCLRSLEEILKQEGGVVINKPIAHHLLNRMSKLDQWGQAEVLNFLLRYQPRSEEELFDILNLLDSYLKSSSTGVVMGATKLFLILAKKFPHVQTDVLVRVKGPLLAACSSESRELCFAALCHVRQVLHSLPGHFSSHYKKFFCSYSEPHYIKLQKVEVLCELVNDENVQQVLEELRGYCTDVAADFAQAAIFAIGSIAKTYTDQCVQILTELLGLRQEHITTVVVQTFRDLVWLCPQCTEAVCQALPGCEENIQDSEGKQALIWLLGVHGEKIPNAPYVLEDFVDNVKSETFPAVKMELLTALMRLVLSRPAECQDMLGRLLHYCIEEEKDMAVRDRGLFYYRLLLVGIDKVKQILCSPKSDPSLGLLEDQPERPVNSWASDFNTLAPVYGRAHWATISKCQQVERHRLELPHNASFATSGHLISEENKEGAQEPDSDTLMLVPNLQLTAEYFEKTWLSLRVSYQQVFPWQGEVQPDTLQMALKVVNIQTIAMSRAGAQPWKAYLSAQDDTGGLFLAELLLKPENSEMQISVKQSKARTESLHGFVSVLETVIGTVGDIKS
- the Ap4b1 gene encoding AP-4 complex subunit beta-1 isoform b (isoform b is encoded by transcript variant 3), with amino-acid sequence MPYLGSEDVVKELKKALCNPHIQADRLRYRNVIQRVIRHMTQGLDMSDVFMEMVKASATVDIVQKKLVYLYMGTYAPLKPDLALLAINTLCKDCSDPNPMVRGLALRSMCSLRMPGVQEYIQQPVVNGLRDKASYVRRVAVLGCAKMHNLHGDSEVDGALVNELYSLLRDQDPIVVVNCLRSLEEILKQEGGVVINKPIAHHLLNRMSKLDQWGQAEVLNFLLRYQPRSEEELFDILNLLDSYLKSSSTGVVMGATKLFLILAKKFPHVQTDVLVRVKGPLLAACSSESRELCFAALCHVRQVLHSLPGHFSSHYKKFFCSYSEPHYIKLQKVEVLCELVNDENVQQVLEELRGYCTDVAADFAQAAIFAIVVVQTFRDLVWLCPQCTEAVCQALPGCEENIQDSEGKQALIWLLGVHGEKIPNAPYVLEDFVDNVKSETFPAVKMELLTALMRLVLSRPAECQDMLGRLLHYCIEEEKDMAVRDRGLFYYRLLLVGIDKVKQILCSPKSDPSLGLLEDQPERPVNSWASDFNTLAPVYGRAHWATISKCQQVERHRLELPHNASFATSGHLISEENKEGAQEPDSDTLMLVPNLQLTAEYFEKTWLSLRVSYQQVFPWQGEVQPDTLQMALKVVNIQTIAMSRAGAQPWKAYLSAQDDTGGLFLAELLLKPENSEMQISVKQSKARTESLHGFVSVLETVIGTVGDIKS